The Oxyura jamaicensis isolate SHBP4307 breed ruddy duck chromosome 15, BPBGC_Ojam_1.0, whole genome shotgun sequence nucleotide sequence GCAGTGACATTCCCAGCAGTCTGCAACATATGCGGCCCGTGCTTTTCAGCTGTGTTAGAACTTACCCCATCCTTTGCCGAGGTAGATGTCCTTTTAGCAGGGAGTGATAGAATTATTAAGAATGTAGTAGCTCTAAACAGGTCCTGCTCAGTAGTTTAATGAACTTGGTACCTCTTGCCAGGTTGCCCATGTCCCCAGCAAGCTTTAGAGGAGAGAAGAACGCTGCTGGCTCCCAGGCAACTTCAGAATCAACAGGAATTCAAGGAAACCAGGACGTGAACACTGTCTGTGTGCAGGAGCCCCCCGAGCAAGCTTCAAGCACATCCACGGCAGCAGATGCTGTGCAGTCAGGCAGCCTCGCAGACACAGGTGCTCTGAAGAGCTTCCCCAGGATGGAAGCCAGGGCACAGAAttctccagctgcagaactGAGCTGCCCAGGCAACAGGAGGTCAGAGCTCAGTGGAAAAGCATCCTTCCCATCGGACAGAGACGTGAAAGAGCTGCCGAGCCCGTCCAGGCTCCGTGCTGCTGAACACGCTCAGACTACAGGTCCCTGTCTGGAAGGCTTCTCCTTCCCAAACCCGTATGCGCAGGAGAGGCAGAGCGCGGGGGCATCTCTTGAGGACTCTGATGTCAAACAGTGCAGTTCCCAGGGCTGTCCTGCACGCAGTGCCAGTCCATCTGTTTGCTCTCCTgcccaggagctgagcagaaggAAGTCAAGTGAGCAAGACGAGCAAGGGACTCTGAGCCATAACAGCGTCTCTGAAGAAGGCAGCGGTGCAGCTGGTGGTGACTGCGGGGCAGATTGTCCAGCCGCTGGTGTCCGATCAGAGCTCGGAAGCAGGAGtgagctgccagctgcaggcgCTCAGGAGAGCCGGCCCCGTGACCCAGCAGAGAGCACAGCCCGGCCCGGGGCAGGGGAGAGCGGCTGGCCTCGGGCAGGCACTCGGGGAGCCCAGGGGGCTGCGGAGACCAGCGGGCACTGCAGGCCAGTTAAGATGAGCTTGTACGTCCACTGCATCAAGGGGCTCgtgctctccctgctggctgAAGAACACCTCAGAGATGACCAGAGCTCGATAGAAGATGTGGTGAGTAGGAGACCTCTTCAGCACCTGCAGGTCTTTGGCTGCTGCCGGTCCTGCGGTGGTGGCGGTGCGGGATGGGGGTCAGAGGCGCAGAGTGAGCAGCGAGTCTGTTCCCGACTCCTTCCTCACCTGCTCTGCGGCACAGAAGGCAAAGCCACCACACCCAGCCACCACAGATCTGTTAGTGAACGTGAGGAGCCAGCCGGAGGGGTGGGAGCGCTGTCACGGGCAGCTCGTAGCTGTTGTCATCTGTCAGCACCAGCGCAGCACTCCTGAGCAGAACGTGGTGGTGCGagacagccctgctggctgcgaggggctgtgctggctctgggATTTGCTGGGGAGCCCCGTCAGTTCCATGGTGCAGGGTTTGCTCGGCGTGGAACCTCGGCGTTGCGGGTCTCAGCTTCTCGGCGCGGCAGCACCAGCGAGGCGCCTGGCAGCGGGTCCCAGCAGCGCCGCCTCTCCGGGTGGGACCCCGGGTCCCCAGCCCACCTCTGCCCGGCCCTGCTCTCCCCGGGGAACCCGTGGCAGGGCTGAAGGGTGTCCTCTGAGCGCTGCACGCAGGTGATGTGCCGGGGCGCTCCGAGAcgcctcctgctgctgggcgtGCTGCTGTGTGCAGGCTTCCCTGCCAGGCGCTGCGGTGCAGTTAATGAGGCGCTCACAAGTGCGGGGGAAGGATGTGCCTGCTCCGCTTCCCTGTGAAGTATtaggctgcagagctgctgcctggcctcTGCCTCAGCTGGGGAGCTGAGTCAAAGCTGCAGAGGCCCGTTGGATGTGCCAGTTGCCATAGGAACAACCTCATTTCTTCAGCTGTCAGGCTGGAAGGTGGAGGAGAGCTCAGACTAACgctggctcccagcagctgcagagcctcaAGGTTACAAACCGCAAGGTTTGGTTCTGAGCTCTGGGGCTCGGGGGCTGTGTCCGTGACCCCCCTATACCCTGGGGGATGCACAGCCCGCAGGGGCTGGCTTGCCAGGGAAGGGGTTGCTGCAAAATCAGCCAAGGCCGGGATGCCTTGGCCTTCTGTGCCAAACCGCTGTCCCCTTCCTGCTCATCTTGAACAGGCGGCCACGCAGCAGCCAGTGCCTCTCTGGGGAGCGGGTGGGCTGCACGCGGGGAGGAACGACGCGTACCCTTCCTCTTGGAGCAGGTACTTGTTATTTCCTGGAGATGTGCTGCCTGTCCTGTCACCCCAGGAGGAAGAGCGCGCTGCTCTAGGACGTGGAGCTGGGAACGTGGAGGCTCCACTGCTGGCGCCGCACTGGGCTTGAGGCACGGCCTCAGCTCGTCTGTTCTTTTGTTTATCTGTGGGTTACAAATGACCCTCAGCTCTCAGGGATGTCAAAGCTTACTTGTAATTAATTTGTCAAACGCTTTGAGGCCCCTGAATGACACCAAAGAAGGGTAAAATATGCTACTTGCGCGGCAGCAAGCGGTGGCAGTACAGATCATCCCCCGGGGAGAGCGGTTCCTAGCGCAGAcctctgctgcacagcaggcaGGCTCCTGGCCCCGGTGCGTGTCCGTGGGTGCTGTCCCTTCTCCTCActggagagaaaagcaaatctCCTCTGTGCTGAGGAGGGAGCGGGGTGGGGGGTTAGGGAGTTCACTGTCCCTGGGCCGGCGCAGGCTGCAGGCTCTGTGGCGATCCCATCGATCCTCCCAGGCTGCAGACCCGCGAGCCCCCGGGGCACCAGGCCTGCACTGAGCCGGGGGAGCCACAGTTCCAGGCGGTGTAATGGCTCGTGTTTGGGTTGGGGTGCCCCTTTCTGGTCCCTGCCTCACTGCTTTCCTCTGCCCGAGCTACCGGCGGTTCCTGGCTGGGACCTGGTCCCTGCCTTGCCGGCAGTGGTCACCACGCTCCGTCCGGTGCCCCCGGGGAAGCCCCCCCCTGACGTCTGCCTTCCTTTGCCCCGTGTGCAGTACCACAGCAGCCTGGCTTCTCTGAATGGCCTCGAAGTTCACCTGAGGGAGACTTTGCCCAAAGACTCTGTGTCCTCCGCCAAGGCCACCTACAGCTTCACGCACTACGACTGCATCCAGAACGTGCTCACAGGTAAGCCCGTGTCAGAGCAGGAGCTACGTGAGGCCTGTGGTAACCTTCCTCCTGTTTCAGACAACTCAGACCCATTGCGTGCTAAGCTATGTGCAGTTAACCCTTAAGAAATGGCCCTGTTATACAGCCCAGCTGAGGAAACTTCATCTTCTGTGAGCTGATAGCCAGCTGAAGGCTTGCTGGTCGTGTCGTGTGGCTCAGAGACAGCCCGCAGGGAGATGGAGCAGCTGCCACTGGCACGTTGCTTGGAGAGATGTTGGCTGGGGCTCTGCGAGCTGCTGGGTCCAAGGACTCAACACCCTCTTTGACCTCCAGCCCCCTGGCTTTGTTCAGCCCTGGTGTCAGCcaggaggcaggggctgggggcaggcagcagcccgcGGCCTGGAGAGCCCTGTGCACGTACTGCTCCCGTTCGTTCTGACGTGCTCCTTTCTCTGGCAGCCTCACAGGCAGCGTCCTGGCTCTCTCCAGCTTAGAGGAATCACTTTAGGGAAAGAGAAAGCCCGGTGACTGTAGGTAATCCCACCTCAGGCCTCCCTTGTCGCCCTCTGCTCTGTGTACACATGGGCAAAGGCACAGCAGGCTTTTTGTCAGTGCGTGGCTGAGCACAAACCAGCCGCTGACTGCTGAGATCACACCGTGACTGAGGGTGTTGTGCAGGCTGTTCTGCCGATACCCAGGGGCTGTGGGAGAAATCCCCAGCCTTTTCCTGCTCGGTTCTCCACAGCACAGGCTCCTAACCCCCCCTTATTCTGCTCGGCAGCCAACCTGCCCCTTACGCCTGGCCCCCTGGATCGGCACTTCCTGAGGGCTGCCACACTGATCCACTCGGACTTCAGTCAGCTTCCGACTGCCTCCGAAATGATAATTAGGTAAGGTGTGATTGTtactccttcctcctccaggcACAGGGTGCTGTGTAGCACACAAAGTAGGCGAAGGGGGGAACTCCTTCTCTAAAGCTTGCTGAGGTTTGGCACGTGCTGTAACCGTGCTGGTGGCTCTTGCCGCGGTCAGCCCTGTCACCTCATTCCCTGCAGTCTGCTCTCCAGAGGCAGGCTGCTTAACACTCGGTCTGTAGTTTGATCTGCGTGTTGATCAGCTAAAATGGCACCGGCACGAGGAGCTGGAGGCACAGCTGAGCTGTGCCCCAGCTTTGAATTAAGATATAATACTAGAATATTACCAGTTCCTGGCACCATAAGGTTCTAAGACACAGTTTTAAATATAGCTGTTCCTAATAATTTGCGTCTCGGCTGGGAGCCAAAAGCACCCAGAATTGGCAAcctagattttgttttcttgcacgGCTTGTTGGGCTGGAAACACGCTGTAATGTGCGTGGCAAACTCAATTGTAATGCGCCAGGCAGGATGGTCTTATCGCAGCCAGCTCTCCGCACAGCCCCGGCAGAAGCTGCTCTGTGCTCCAGCGCTCCCGTTCCCGCAGCTGATCTCGAGCAGGGTGCTCGTGTTGTGTGTGCAGAGCTTCTGCTTGCTTGGCCGTGCTTGTTTGTCCAAAACGTGATGAAATGAAGATGCTTCTGGGAATTACTGCTTCATCTCTTTGATGCTGCTTGCCAAGGGAATGTGAATCATACACTTTAATGCTGGAGAGCTCCATGGTTAGCGTTAGATTGACTGGCTCCTCAAATCCTGTACCGGGTAAGCTGGCGCATTCTGTGTTGCCCCAAAAAAAGCAACTCGCCGTGTGAATCAGACTGAGTAACAAGATGActaaaactgctttcttttatGGAGAGTTGTCACAGAAGGGTGTCAGCAAACATAGCAGTTGCTGCTTTCCGCTGTCACGGAGGAATACAGAgtcctttgctttgcttcctccCATCTCTCTCAGGTAAATACTGCCGGTGGCTTTTAGGCAATGACTTGAGCTTCCTGGTTCCAGTGTCTGACCGCGTGTTGGGCTCGTCACACGCGACTAAACCTCGTATGGTTCCTGCTGCaagggtgctgtgctgggattGCTGtatgggcagcagcagggagctgggctcctGCAGGGCATAGACACGAGGAGAATCTAACTGTCAGCTTGTGTGCTGGGCTGGTCTGCCAGTAAGGGAGATTCTCTGAGGATGGGCACCTGCCTGGGTGTCAGTGCTGCTGAATAGGTTCCAGACTATGAGGGATGTGaccctttttctttcaggatgCCAGGACCCTTGAGAAGGAAGGAGGGTCTGGTTCGCTGTGGCCTTCTGGCAATACACTGCAGGGGTTTGGTGCGCGTTTCAGCATCGTGTTCCTTTGCTGAAATAGATCTCGGTCCCTCTAAGTAGCTGGGAGTCCAGTGCGGTGAGCACCCCAGTGCCCAGCACTGGGAGTTGAAGGAGATCCTACACAAGGCTGTAAATCCTGACGGCTGCTTTCTCTCCTGTCCTACCAGGAACGCCTCCACGGCCGTGTACGCCTGCCGGAACCCCGTCCAGGAAACCTACTTCCAGCAGCTGGGTGCTCCGCTCCGCAACTCGGGCGTTCCCAACCCTCACGACAGTGCATTTAGCTTGCCGGGCAAGGccaagcagaagctgctgaagcACGGAGTGAATCTACTCTGAGCTGGTGCACCGAGGCAGCGTGTCTCTGCCCGTGATGAAAGACGGTTCGTCTCCAAGAAGCAAAATCTCAAAGCCATTTTTCTGCAGGAGGCGTGGGGCTCCGTGCTAACTGCGGGGTCTCCAGCCTGCCTCGCCCTGATGAGAGGTACCCTCAGTGCCCTATTCCTGCAGCACCTTTTGTTCTAGTGCAGATATCATTGACGTTAGCACTTACCAAAGACTGAAGATAGAGAATAGCTGTGTTGGGGTGTTTGGTTTACATTGACTGTACGTTCACTGACGGTGCTCTGCTGCCGCAGGCAGAGACTCCTGAAGTGCCTTGACCTAAAGAAAAACCTCTTTGTGCTCTAAGCTATGCAGGACACTGGGTTATTGGGCAGTACTTGCTTTCAGAGATGACAGCCAGACACTGCACCTGCCTGGAGTCCTGTTACTATGCTTGCCCTGGTCAGACTCGGGCTTTATTTATACCTCTTAATATATAGAAACGATCCCCTGCTGCACCGTTGTGCCTTGATTAGCAGAGCCTGCATGCTGTCCTGCTAACTGGAATAGAACAGGCTCTACACAGCTCCTAGCCCTCTGCCAGTAGCTGtcagtagcttttttttctgtagctgaacCTGGGAGATGCTTGTCCCTCCTCACCTGCCTGCTCCGCGGCTGGGAGGTGCAGCGCTGCCTTCCAGgctgcccccccagcagcaAGGTGCTGTGACTGCTGGCCTCCCCCGGGGCCCAGGGGTGGCAGTGAGCTGAGAGCACTACGCCCTGCTGCCTGCCGCTGCAGCACCCTGCTTCACCGCCTCGCTGTCGCTGCTCAGTTTGTCTGCGCTCCGCTGGCAGAGGTGGGTGGGAGCCCCTTAAGCTAACGGGACCaaaggggggctgcagcccctcggcagctgctgccttgctgcttgGGCAGCTGGCGGGGGGACAGGCGGTGATGGGTGCTGAGGGCTGAGTACCTGCCCCCTGGCTCTGCCGTGAGTTTCAAAGACCGCTGCTGTTCTACGCACACatcactgtgaaaataaaagcctcCGAGACAAGACCTGGGTGTCAGCGGCCAGAGTCCCGCATCCTGCTCGCTCGTCTTGTTTGTGGTTCGTGTGGGGGGcgagggctgggtgctggttCGGCTCGAGGGCAACACGGAGAGGTGTCACacgggagggaaggagggaggaggagcgGTGCTttgtgccccagccctgccatgcCCTGGGCTCCTCTGATGCGCCGGGCCAAGCGGCTCCCACCCATGCTCCACTCGATGCTGCCCtgaggcagggcccctctgtCCGGGCTGCAAAGAGCAGAGGACGGGGGCTGACTCCTAGCCTGGTGTTTGGGAAGTGGCCAGGCACTTCATCAGGAAACACGGGGCTGAAGGAAAAGCCTGAGAGGGACGGGAGGGAGTCTGGCACAGCAGCGAAGCACAACATAGACGCTTCTGCCTGCTGTCTTTGGGAATCTTCCGCTGCAATCTGCTGTGCCGTCTGGCGGCAGCGCAACAGCTGGGACGGGCTCGTTGTGTTCTGCTTGAGCTGCATCTGGCCACCGAGACCCACTGCAGCCCTGCGGCTGGGGAAGCTGTCTGGTGGCACGGCAAAGCACTCCAGGCCCTTGACTGAGCGGTTGTGCTGGAGAGCCCACTTCAGAACGTGGCCGTGCTCGAGTGTAGCGAGATGAACGGTGGCTGCTGCGTTGGCCGTGCCACAGGGGCACAGTGCTGCTGATGGGGCCGGGGCCGGTCCCTGAGCTCCGGGGGAAGGTGGCACCGCCTTTGGGGCACAGCGGCAGTAAGTGGGTGGCAGCACGGCATcctctgccccagagctgctcccgatgaagctgcctgctgcccttgGTGTGCCAGTGCAGGCGGCTGCAAGATTTTTTCCagaatgctgtgttttatttccttctgggAGGCTCGTGCAGGCTCTGGCAGCCCTACTGCTGAGCCTGGAGAGCGCTGAATTAGCGCGGCAGTTCCCGTTGCCGACTGGGCCACGGCCTCTGCCGCCTTGGGGCAGGCGGTGCGCTGGAGGCGCAGGCTGTGGCCAGCTGCCCGGCTTTGCAGGGGGCGGCACGGCCCCCAGGGGTGCGATAACTGTGGGGAGGTGCCAAGTGGATGCCCCCGGGGCGGTGGCAGTGGGGGCGGTGGCGATGCCCTgggtggggaggctgcagggcacggaggcgccgcggggccgggtGTGCTTCACGGTGCCCTCGCTCGCTGCATCGCTCACAAGCTCATCACCGTGCCCCtcacctcctcccacccccagcgCTCCTGTTATTTTCAGCACTTTTCTCCGTCCCAGCCCACCGAGCTGCTGAGGCCTCGGGAGGCCGGGGCCGGCTCAGGAAAGGATCCAGCTCCTCGGCGTTCTGCTTTACCCTGGAACAGTTACACAAGCAGGCAGAGCCCCGTCTGTTTTCAGCACAACGGTTTATTGATAATCTTTACTTATCCACTGTATGAATGTTACCAAACTGTAAGACAGTTGCCAAGCCAGCCTGCTTCCTCGGAGTCTGTTTCCAAGTAATCAATGCGTGTAGAAATCATGGTAGAAATCATGCACTTCAGATATTCTGTAACAAGACGGGTGTAAAAAATATCTTGGATGTATTTGAAATCTCTGCCTTCCCTTGCAATCTGATCACTGAGAAGTCCGTAAAGTCGCTCCGGAGCTGGGCTGCGTccccccgggcagggcagggggtgggggagtcccccagcccctctccaaGCAGAGGAGCAGCGCAGGGGCAGTGCCCACGGCGTGCTGTGCTTCGTGTAGGGTCACGCGCTGCACGGGAGCACCGAGCCCTGGAGCCCCCAGGCAAACCCCGAATGCTGGGAGGTGCTcggtgcctgctgctgcccgccCGTCCGCACGGCCCTGCCAACGGGACGGGGGCAGGCTGAGCGCAGCACGCCGCTGGTCGGCTGCTTCGCTGGTCGGCTGCGGGAGCGTTGTCCTTTTGATGGCCACGAGAAATTTTACACTATCACATTCAAACAAACACCCTGGTAACTCTACTTCTGAACACTGCAAAACACGGTAGCGACATAACACGAAGAGGAGCGGTGCTGCGTCTAACCACGGAGGGAAGGAAATGCACCGTCGTGGTGGAAAAGGATCCCTGAAGCCAGCGATGGGCGGGAGGAGATGGGCGTTGATACACGTCGACGTTTCCATTTACAAGAACCCGGAGGGGAGCCCCCAGTGCCGCGTGCCGTGAGCGGCCTCCCCTGCGGCGCTGGGGCTGCGGCGGCGCCGTCAGCACGAAGCCGGGTCCCGGCTGCCCTCACCCCCACAGCGAGGCAGCGCCCTCAGCGTCCCGGGGCAAAGATGAAGTCGAGGGCTTGGCGCTCGGCGGCTGCCACGTTGGGGTGCCACAGATCCACCATGAAGACCACGCGGGGACCCTCCTCTGGGGGACCTGGGAGGGACGCAGGAGCGGGGTGAGGCGCGGGGTCACTGTGCTCCTTGCCCTGCTCGTGTCGGAGTGAGCTGTGCCTGCCTGAGCACCAGGGTGCCGGCCTCTGCTGCAGAActgagcagccccacagcatgAGACCCGCACAGCAGGGGCAGCCGAGGCACCCGGCCAGGTCACTGCTTGCACCCCAGCATGGTGCACGCTGCAGCAGGACCGGCCCCGCACAACTCCAGCAAACACCCCCCCAGCTGCTACTGGGAGCCCAGTGCCTCCAGCGCCCGGGGCTGGGTGCTCCCAGCAGGGCCCCAGCGCTGCTTTTTGCAGTCACACACCGTGCGGCACCTCAGGGCAGCGGGCATGGTGCTGAGCTTGCCGTTCAGCAGCAGCCGTCCTTGCAGCTGCGTCTCAGAGCGATGCACGGAGCCGCTGCTGCGCTATTCTGgccttccccatccccacggCGCTGCAACGAGCTGCATTTCCCCATTCCATAGCAGGGCTTATGTGGGAGCAACAGCTTTTGTTCTCCCACCCTCTTCACACGCTCTCCTGCAAAAAACAGCTCTGCTTGATGCTTTTATGCCATCGGCAAGTAACGCCGGCTAATCCGGGAGAGCCGGAGCAGAACAGCCCCGCTGGTAACGGAGAGGGGCAGCAGAACCAGCCGGACCCTGCTGCGTCCTGCTCTGCTCGCCACGGGAAGCACAAATTCACCCTGCCTGGTGGTGCAGCTGCCGAAAGGTTTGGGCTGGATTGAGCTCTGCAAgccggggggaggctggggggaaagacagaggagctggGACCTGATGCAGAGAGGGGACAGGCACCAGGAGCTCCCACGGAGCGCCTGGGGCACAATGGGCGGCAGAGCCAGCCCTGATGGtcggggtgctgggggccgTGAAGCTTTTCTCCCGCTGATGGAGGAAAAGGCCCCTCTGGCACACCAGCGGCTGCCTTGCGagagggctggctgcagctggcagcgcCGCTGTGAGccggggcacggggc carries:
- the HPS4 gene encoding Hermansky-Pudlak syndrome 4 protein, translating into GSKVREEGDPTSAGICYFHPRQTLPEQQELLCGQVAGVVRCVAEISGAPPSLIRLRKLKFAVRVDGDHLWVLGCAVELPDVSCRRFLEQLISLFTFYNGPVHHAYLAFPQEELNRQWDRYVEHIQKNTSDLHKIFNSLWNLDKNKVDPLLLLKAALILQTCQRSPHVLAGCILYKGLIVSTQLPPPLTAKVLLQGDESSGQGECGGEEQREHGSRLPQGVRIIPVFLSEDEVSVLRDFPVEWMTRLPMSPASFRGEKNAAGSQATSESTGIQGNQDVNTVCVQEPPEQASSTSTAADAVQSGSLADTGALKSFPRMEARAQNSPAAELSCPGNRRSELSGKASFPSDRDVKELPSPSRLRAAEHAQTTGPCLEGFSFPNPYAQERQSAGASLEDSDVKQCSSQGCPARSASPSVCSPAQELSRRKSSEQDEQGTLSHNSVSEEGSGAAGGDCGADCPAAGVRSELGSRSELPAAGAQESRPRDPAESTARPGAGESGWPRAGTRGAQGAAETSGHCRPVKMSLYVHCIKGLVLSLLAEEHLRDDQSSIEDVYHSSLASLNGLEVHLRETLPKDSVSSAKATYSFTHYDCIQNVLTANLPLTPGPLDRHFLRAATLIHSDFSQLPTASEMIIRNASTAVYACRNPVQETYFQQLGAPLRNSGVPNPHDSAFSLPGKAKQKLLKHGVNLL